In the Streptomyces spororaveus genome, GCGGGCATGGCCCGACAGGACGTTGCGGGCTATTCCGAACACCCAGGCGACCGGCGCTCCCCTGTCGGGCCGGTAGCCGCGGGCCGAGCTCATCGCGGCGAGGAAGATGTCGGCCGTCAGATCGGCCGCCAGGTGCGGGTCGGCGACCCGCCGCGTGACGAAGCCGAGCACAGCGTCGATGTGTTCCTCGTAGAACGCCGCGAACCCCTCGGGCGTGGTGAGGTCCGGTGGTCCGGTCTCGTGTCGTGGGCTGAGCACCCGGTTCCTCCCTGCGCGGGGGACCCGGTCGGCCCCCTCACCCCGTACTTGGCCGAAGCCCCCGCGAACGTTTCACCGGGACCTCACGAACCTGACCGGCACCCCCGGCCGGGCCTGTGCCGCCGCGTCCAGGGCCGGGCCCGGCGGGACCACGCCCACCACCGGGTAGCCGCCCGTCACCGGGTGATCGGCCAGGAACACCACCGGCAGCCCGTCCGGCGGCACCTGGACCGCGCCCAGCACCATGCCCTCGCTCGGCAGCTCGCCCGCCCGGGCGCGGACCAGCGCGGGGCCCGCCTCCGTCCGCAGCCCGATCCGGTTCGACCTGGCCGACACCCGGAACGCCGCCCGCCACAGCCCGGCCAGCGAAGCCTCCGTGAACCAGTCCGACCGCGGCCCCGGCCGCAGCGGGAGCAGCAGCTCCGAAGGGGGCCCGGGCAGGCCGCAGGCATCCGCCCCGGGGGCCGGATCCGGGCCGGCCGTGCCCACCGGCAGCAGCATCCCGGCGGACAGGACCGGCGGCCCCAGCCCGGACAGCAGGTCCGTGGAGCGACTGCCCAGGACCGCCGGGACGGCCAGGCCTCCCCGCACCGCGACGTAGCCGCGCACTCCCGACTCCGCCCGGCCCACCTCCAGCTCCGCCCCGGCCGGGAGCCGGACCGGCGCTCCCCAGGCCACCGGGCGACCGGAGACCCGTACCGGACAGGGCGCGCCCGTGACCGCCACGGTGGTCGCAGCCAGGGCCCGCAGCCCGACCC is a window encoding:
- a CDS encoding biotin-dependent carboxyltransferase family protein, with amino-acid sequence MAEGLLVVRPGALTTVQDRGRPGYAHLGVPRSGALDTAAYALANRLVGNAADAAALETTLDGVGLRALAATTVAVTGAPCPVRVSGRPVAWGAPVRLPAGAELEVGRAESGVRGYVAVRGGLAVPAVLGSRSTDLLSGLGPPVLSAGMLLPVGTAGPDPAPGADACGLPGPPSELLLPLRPGPRSDWFTEASLAGLWRAAFRVSARSNRIGLRTEAGPALVRARAGELPSEGMVLGAVQVPPDGLPVVFLADHPVTGGYPVVGVVPPGPALDAAAQARPGVPVRFVRSR